Proteins encoded by one window of Pyrinomonadaceae bacterium:
- a CDS encoding right-handed parallel beta-helix repeat-containing protein: MNKFRFTFRLFVIATFLCAFASMAQAQATRTWVSGVGDDVNPCSRTAPCKTFAGAISKTANNGEIDALDPGGFGAVTITKSITIDGTHGAGFGSILAAGTNGVNVNDGATATPNTIIVNLRNLSIQGAGTGFDGIRFVAGKALHVEGCVISGFRGNGTNSDGIDIALTGLATGNQNVRVTNTTITRNTGNGIRASNTAVGGGVLVTVDNSSFDGNARGFLSSTNCRATITNSSATLNTTSGIEIATGSLEVDIDNCVLASNTSGIVSAASTARIANCRITGNGNGISFTGGAVQSFGDNKVKGNGTDQNGGAVTNVPAPIKI, from the coding sequence ATGAACAAGTTTCGGTTCACTTTTAGGTTATTCGTAATCGCGACATTTTTGTGCGCGTTTGCGTCCATGGCCCAGGCGCAGGCAACCCGCACCTGGGTATCAGGCGTCGGCGACGACGTCAATCCCTGCAGCCGCACTGCGCCCTGTAAGACGTTCGCAGGTGCTATTTCCAAGACCGCCAATAACGGCGAGATTGACGCGCTCGATCCAGGTGGTTTCGGTGCGGTGACCATCACCAAGAGCATTACCATTGACGGCACACACGGGGCCGGCTTCGGCTCAATTCTCGCTGCCGGAACCAACGGCGTTAACGTCAATGATGGCGCGACCGCTACCCCGAACACAATCATCGTCAATCTGCGCAATCTGTCGATTCAGGGAGCGGGCACGGGCTTTGACGGCATCCGCTTCGTCGCCGGTAAGGCGCTGCACGTGGAGGGCTGCGTCATCTCAGGCTTCCGTGGCAACGGCACCAACAGCGACGGCATCGACATCGCCTTGACGGGCTTGGCTACAGGCAACCAGAACGTGAGGGTGACGAACACAACCATCACCCGCAACACGGGCAATGGCATCCGGGCGTCGAACACCGCCGTGGGCGGCGGCGTACTCGTGACGGTCGATAACTCGAGCTTCGACGGCAACGCGAGGGGATTCCTTTCCTCGACCAACTGCCGCGCGACTATCACCAACTCGTCCGCCACTCTGAACACCACGTCCGGCATCGAAATCGCCACGGGCTCGTTAGAGGTGGATATTGATAACTGCGTCCTTGCGTCGAACACCAGCGGGATTGTGTCCGCAGCCTCGACGGCCCGCATTGCCAACTGCCGCATTACTGGCAACGGCAACGGGATCAGCTTTACCGGTGGCGCCGTACAATCGTTCGGTGACAACAAGGTCAAGGGTAACGGTACCGACCAGAATGGCGGCGCCGTGACCAATGTTCCTGCTCCGATTAAGATATAA
- a CDS encoding ABC transporter permease: MSTNDSSEILKSFLPEKSERPPSPAPLPGPHPAEDAELPHVVIEPKSQFRWINLREIWQYRELLYFLMWRDVKVRYKQTAVGVLWVILQPLLMMMIFSLFFGRLAGIGSDEGIPYALFAYAGLLPWTFFSTAVGLGANSLVNSSGLVTKIYFPRLIVPIAAVGAVLIDLAISLIVLAGLMVYWRIGLQTGLIMLPALIGLITILALGLGTLMSALNVKYRDIRIVLPFALQIWFFLSPIIYPLQMIPAKWRWAMALNPITGIAEGFRSALYRNTFDWQSLGISAAVALLLLACAIFVFRRMERQFADVI; this comes from the coding sequence ATGTCAACCAACGATAGCAGTGAAATCTTGAAATCATTTCTGCCGGAAAAATCTGAACGGCCACCATCCCCCGCGCCACTGCCTGGCCCACATCCAGCCGAGGATGCCGAGCTACCGCATGTGGTGATCGAGCCCAAAAGCCAGTTTCGGTGGATCAACCTACGCGAGATCTGGCAATACCGGGAGCTCCTTTATTTCCTGATGTGGCGGGACGTAAAGGTGCGGTACAAGCAAACGGCGGTCGGCGTTCTATGGGTGATATTACAGCCGCTCCTGATGATGATGATTTTCAGTTTGTTTTTTGGGAGGCTCGCGGGCATCGGTTCGGACGAAGGGATTCCGTACGCTCTTTTCGCTTATGCCGGCCTGTTGCCCTGGACTTTTTTTTCGACCGCGGTCGGCCTCGGCGCTAACAGCCTCGTCAATAGTTCGGGATTAGTTACCAAGATTTACTTCCCGAGGCTGATCGTTCCGATCGCCGCGGTGGGCGCGGTCCTGATTGATCTGGCAATTTCCCTGATAGTGCTTGCCGGGTTGATGGTGTACTGGCGAATCGGACTTCAAACGGGCCTGATCATGCTGCCGGCGCTGATTGGACTGATAACCATCCTAGCGCTGGGGTTGGGCACGCTGATGTCGGCACTCAACGTGAAATACCGCGACATCCGGATTGTGCTTCCCTTCGCGTTACAGATCTGGTTTTTCCTCTCGCCAATCATTTATCCCCTCCAGATGATTCCGGCCAAGTGGCGCTGGGCGATGGCGCTGAATCCGATCACCGGCATCGCCGAAGGTTTTCGCTCGGCCTTGTACCGAAACACGTTCGACTGGCAATCGCTCGGTATCTCAGCGGCCGTCGCTCTGCTGCTGCTCGCCTGTGCGATTTTTGTTTTCCGCCGGATGGAGCGGCAGTTTGCGGACGTGATCTAG